From one Rhopalosiphum padi isolate XX-2018 chromosome 2, ASM2088224v1, whole genome shotgun sequence genomic stretch:
- the LOC132920977 gene encoding atypical protein kinase C isoform X4 has protein sequence MPTVDVPEIRVKTAFNGEVMITYIDPKITVDQLRYEMMVICRFSSDQDFTMKWVDEEGDPCILSTQMELDEAVRLYELNKDSELTIHVFPNVPPAPGMPCQGEDRSIYRRGARRWRKLYRVNGHIFQPKRFNRRAFCAYCHDRIWGLGRQGFKCIQCKLLIHKKCHKLGKKTCTNDPIVIDDTNGDSQTSLSTPSSDTALPDLKEYSDQNSVIDQSADSVPIEDPQAKTGDEEVGVSRQYSIADFELIRVIGRGSYAKVLMVELKKTKCIYAMKVIKKALVTDDEDIDWVQTEKHVFETASNHPFLVGLHSCFQTASRLFFVIEFVRGGDLMFHMQRQRRLPEEHARFYAAEISLALNFLHTKGIIYRDLKLDNVLLDHEGHIKLTDYGMCKEGIRPGDTTCTFCGTPNYIAPEILRGEDYGFSVDWWALGVLLYEMLAGRSPFDIAGASENPDQNTEDYLFQVILEKTIRIPRSLSVKAASVLKGFLNKNPVDRLGCNRDTGFYDIITHPFFKSIDWEMLEQKQVSPPYKPRLDSDRDLANFPPEFTDEPVHLTPDDLRVIEKIDQSEFEGFEYVNPLLMSQEDNV, from the exons ATGCCTACCGTGGATGTACCTGAAATCCGTGTAAAAACGGCTTTCAATGG ggAAGTTATGATTACATACATAGACCCAAAAATAACTGTTGACCAACTGCGATACGAAATGATGGTTATTTGTCGGTTTTCATCTGATCAAGATTTCACAATGAAATGGGTTGATGAAGAAG gcGATCCGTGTATATTATCTACACAAATGGAATTGGATGAAGCCGTTCGATTATACGAACTCAATAAAGATTCCGAATTAACGATACACG tttttcctaATGTTCCACCAGCACCAGGAATGCCTTGTCAAGGAGAAGAcc GTAGTATATACAGACGTGGAGCTAGAAGGTGGAGAAAACTGTATCGAGTGAATGGACATATTTTTCAACCAAAAAGGTTTAACAGG CGAGCGTTTTGTGCTTATTGTCATGATCGAATTTGGGGATTAGGACGACAAGGATTCAAATGTATTCAATGCAAATTGCTTATTCACAAAAAATGTCATAAGCTTGGTAAAAAAACTTGCACTAATGATCCTATAGTTATTGATGATACCAATGGTGACTCACAAACAtctttaa gtacaccTAGCTCTGATACTGCTTTGCCAgatttaaaagaatattctGATCAAAATTCTGTTATTGATCAATCGGCCGATTCTGTTCCCATTGAAGATCCACAAGCTAAAA cagGTGATGAAGAGGTTGGAGTTTCACGTCAATATTCTATTGCTGATTTTGAGCTGATTAGGGTTATTGGTCGTGGAAGTTATGCTAAGGTGTTAATGGTTGaactcaaaaaaacaaaatgtatttatgctatgaaagttataaaaaaagcaCTTGTTACAGATGATGaa gaTATTGATTGGGTTCAAAcagaaaaacatgtttttgaaactGCCTCTAACCATCCATTTTTGGTGGGTCTCCATTCTTGCTTCCAAACTGCCAGCcgtttattttttgtgattgaATTTGTTCGTGGAGGTGACTTAATGTTTCATATGCAAAGGCAAAGACGTTTGCCTGAAGAACATGCTAGATTTTATGCTGCAGAAATAAGTTTAGCTTTGAATTTTTTGCATACTAAAG GTATAATATATCGAGATTTAAAATTGGATAATGTACTACTTGATCATGAAGGCCATATAAAATTGACGGATTATGGAATGTGTAAAGAAGGAATAAGGCCTGGAGATACAACTTGTACATTCTGCGGTACTCCAAATTACATTGCTCCAGAAATTTTAAGAGGAGAAGATTATGgatttag tgTTGATTGGTGGGCTTTAGGAGTTCTTTTGTATGAAATGTTAGCTGGTAGAAGTCCATTTGATATTGCCGGAGCATCAGAAAATCCTGATCAAAATACTGAAGACTATCTATTTCaag ttattttggaaaaaactaTACGTATTCCAAGATCACTTTCCGTTAAAGCAGCATCAGTTTTGAaaggatttttaaataagaatccTGTTGATCGTTTGGGCTGTAATCGAGACACAGGATTCTATGATATCATAACTCATCCATTCTTTAAATCTATTGATTGGGAAATG ttAGAACAAAAGCAAGTTAGTCCTCCTTATAAACCAAGATTAGATTCTGATCGTGACCTTGCAAATTTCCCACCAGAATTTACGGATGAACCTGTTCATTTAACACCTGATGATCT
- the LOC132920977 gene encoding atypical protein kinase C isoform X1: MAWGYWSASTVSDRGKSPKRQSSSLGFYNHHVPISTPAPPSTSYYQHQSLHSTSSFGSIEDDDYHHTSTFYRRPSLGDIEFTGPGSLSLLLNQAIPPSRPRTPPPRHLYAPPTSLSLPDSCGSNMTMRQNINCFGYQSTPIVQHYPCSVHDPSPSPSISDDEDHVYATGNKYNVFPNVPPAPGMPCQGEDRSIYRRGARRWRKLYRVNGHIFQPKRFNRRAFCAYCHDRIWGLGRQGFKCIQCKLLIHKKCHKLGKKTCTNDPIVIDDTNGDSQTSLSTPSSDTALPDLKEYSDQNSVIDQSADSVPIEDPQAKTGDEEVGVSRQYSIADFELIRVIGRGSYAKVLMVELKKTKCIYAMKVIKKALVTDDEDIDWVQTEKHVFETASNHPFLVGLHSCFQTASRLFFVIEFVRGGDLMFHMQRQRRLPEEHARFYAAEISLALNFLHTKGIIYRDLKLDNVLLDHEGHIKLTDYGMCKEGIRPGDTTCTFCGTPNYIAPEILRGEDYGFSVDWWALGVLLYEMLAGRSPFDIAGASENPDQNTEDYLFQVILEKTIRIPRSLSVKAASVLKGFLNKNPVDRLGCNRDTGFYDIITHPFFKSIDWEMLEQKQVSPPYKPRLDSDRDLANFPPEFTDEPVHLTPDDLRVIEKIDQSEFEGFEYVNPLLMSQEDNV; this comes from the exons ATGGCTTGGGGTTACTGGAGTGCATCAACTGTTTCTGACCGAGGCAAGTCACCAAAACGGCAATCTTCATCTTTGGGTTTTTATAACCATCATGTACCGATTTCCACCCCAGCTCCTCCATCTACATCGTATTACCAACATCAGTCCTTGCACAGCACTAGTAGTTTTGGTTCTATAGAAGATGATGACTATCATCATACTTCCACATTTTACCGTCGTCCTTCACTTGGAGATATAGAATTCACAGGGCCTGGTTCATTATCTCTATTGTTGAATCAGGCTATTCCTCCTTCTCGGCCTAGAACACCACCACCACGTCATTTGTATGCTCCTCCTACTTCACTAAGTTTGCCAGATTCGTGTGGATCAAATATGACTATGCGACAAAACATAAATTGTTTTGGTTACCAATCTACTCCTATTGTACAACATTATCCTTGCAGTGTTCACGACCCATCACCATCTCCTTCTATATCTGATGATGAAGACCATGTTTACGCCACAGGTAACAAATACAATG tttttcctaATGTTCCACCAGCACCAGGAATGCCTTGTCAAGGAGAAGAcc GTAGTATATACAGACGTGGAGCTAGAAGGTGGAGAAAACTGTATCGAGTGAATGGACATATTTTTCAACCAAAAAGGTTTAACAGG CGAGCGTTTTGTGCTTATTGTCATGATCGAATTTGGGGATTAGGACGACAAGGATTCAAATGTATTCAATGCAAATTGCTTATTCACAAAAAATGTCATAAGCTTGGTAAAAAAACTTGCACTAATGATCCTATAGTTATTGATGATACCAATGGTGACTCACAAACAtctttaa gtacaccTAGCTCTGATACTGCTTTGCCAgatttaaaagaatattctGATCAAAATTCTGTTATTGATCAATCGGCCGATTCTGTTCCCATTGAAGATCCACAAGCTAAAA cagGTGATGAAGAGGTTGGAGTTTCACGTCAATATTCTATTGCTGATTTTGAGCTGATTAGGGTTATTGGTCGTGGAAGTTATGCTAAGGTGTTAATGGTTGaactcaaaaaaacaaaatgtatttatgctatgaaagttataaaaaaagcaCTTGTTACAGATGATGaa gaTATTGATTGGGTTCAAAcagaaaaacatgtttttgaaactGCCTCTAACCATCCATTTTTGGTGGGTCTCCATTCTTGCTTCCAAACTGCCAGCcgtttattttttgtgattgaATTTGTTCGTGGAGGTGACTTAATGTTTCATATGCAAAGGCAAAGACGTTTGCCTGAAGAACATGCTAGATTTTATGCTGCAGAAATAAGTTTAGCTTTGAATTTTTTGCATACTAAAG GTATAATATATCGAGATTTAAAATTGGATAATGTACTACTTGATCATGAAGGCCATATAAAATTGACGGATTATGGAATGTGTAAAGAAGGAATAAGGCCTGGAGATACAACTTGTACATTCTGCGGTACTCCAAATTACATTGCTCCAGAAATTTTAAGAGGAGAAGATTATGgatttag tgTTGATTGGTGGGCTTTAGGAGTTCTTTTGTATGAAATGTTAGCTGGTAGAAGTCCATTTGATATTGCCGGAGCATCAGAAAATCCTGATCAAAATACTGAAGACTATCTATTTCaag ttattttggaaaaaactaTACGTATTCCAAGATCACTTTCCGTTAAAGCAGCATCAGTTTTGAaaggatttttaaataagaatccTGTTGATCGTTTGGGCTGTAATCGAGACACAGGATTCTATGATATCATAACTCATCCATTCTTTAAATCTATTGATTGGGAAATG ttAGAACAAAAGCAAGTTAGTCCTCCTTATAAACCAAGATTAGATTCTGATCGTGACCTTGCAAATTTCCCACCAGAATTTACGGATGAACCTGTTCATTTAACACCTGATGATCT
- the LOC132920977 gene encoding atypical protein kinase C isoform X2, producing MAWGYWSASTVSDRGKSPKRQSSSLGFYNHHVPISTPAPPSTSYYQHQSLHSTSSFGSIEDDDYHHTSTFYRRPSLGDIEFTGPGSLSLLLNQAIPPSRPRTPPPRHLYAPPTSLSLPDSCGSNMTMRQNINCFGYQSTPIVQHYPCSVHDPSPSPSISDDEDHVYATGNKYNVFPNVPPAPGMPCQGEDRSIYRRGARRWRKLYRVNGHIFQPKRFNRRAFCAYCHDRIWGLGRQGFKCIQCKLLIHKKCHKLGKKTCTNDPIVIDDTNGDSQTSLSTPSSDTALPDLKEYSDQNSVIDQSADSVPIEDPQAKSDEEVGVSRQYSIADFELIRVIGRGSYAKVLMVELKKTKCIYAMKVIKKALVTDDEDIDWVQTEKHVFETASNHPFLVGLHSCFQTASRLFFVIEFVRGGDLMFHMQRQRRLPEEHARFYAAEISLALNFLHTKGIIYRDLKLDNVLLDHEGHIKLTDYGMCKEGIRPGDTTCTFCGTPNYIAPEILRGEDYGFSVDWWALGVLLYEMLAGRSPFDIAGASENPDQNTEDYLFQVILEKTIRIPRSLSVKAASVLKGFLNKNPVDRLGCNRDTGFYDIITHPFFKSIDWEMLEQKQVSPPYKPRLDSDRDLANFPPEFTDEPVHLTPDDLRVIEKIDQSEFEGFEYVNPLLMSQEDNV from the exons ATGGCTTGGGGTTACTGGAGTGCATCAACTGTTTCTGACCGAGGCAAGTCACCAAAACGGCAATCTTCATCTTTGGGTTTTTATAACCATCATGTACCGATTTCCACCCCAGCTCCTCCATCTACATCGTATTACCAACATCAGTCCTTGCACAGCACTAGTAGTTTTGGTTCTATAGAAGATGATGACTATCATCATACTTCCACATTTTACCGTCGTCCTTCACTTGGAGATATAGAATTCACAGGGCCTGGTTCATTATCTCTATTGTTGAATCAGGCTATTCCTCCTTCTCGGCCTAGAACACCACCACCACGTCATTTGTATGCTCCTCCTACTTCACTAAGTTTGCCAGATTCGTGTGGATCAAATATGACTATGCGACAAAACATAAATTGTTTTGGTTACCAATCTACTCCTATTGTACAACATTATCCTTGCAGTGTTCACGACCCATCACCATCTCCTTCTATATCTGATGATGAAGACCATGTTTACGCCACAGGTAACAAATACAATG tttttcctaATGTTCCACCAGCACCAGGAATGCCTTGTCAAGGAGAAGAcc GTAGTATATACAGACGTGGAGCTAGAAGGTGGAGAAAACTGTATCGAGTGAATGGACATATTTTTCAACCAAAAAGGTTTAACAGG CGAGCGTTTTGTGCTTATTGTCATGATCGAATTTGGGGATTAGGACGACAAGGATTCAAATGTATTCAATGCAAATTGCTTATTCACAAAAAATGTCATAAGCTTGGTAAAAAAACTTGCACTAATGATCCTATAGTTATTGATGATACCAATGGTGACTCACAAACAtctttaa gtacaccTAGCTCTGATACTGCTTTGCCAgatttaaaagaatattctGATCAAAATTCTGTTATTGATCAATCGGCCGATTCTGTTCCCATTGAAGATCCACAAGCTAAAA GTGATGAAGAGGTTGGAGTTTCACGTCAATATTCTATTGCTGATTTTGAGCTGATTAGGGTTATTGGTCGTGGAAGTTATGCTAAGGTGTTAATGGTTGaactcaaaaaaacaaaatgtatttatgctatgaaagttataaaaaaagcaCTTGTTACAGATGATGaa gaTATTGATTGGGTTCAAAcagaaaaacatgtttttgaaactGCCTCTAACCATCCATTTTTGGTGGGTCTCCATTCTTGCTTCCAAACTGCCAGCcgtttattttttgtgattgaATTTGTTCGTGGAGGTGACTTAATGTTTCATATGCAAAGGCAAAGACGTTTGCCTGAAGAACATGCTAGATTTTATGCTGCAGAAATAAGTTTAGCTTTGAATTTTTTGCATACTAAAG GTATAATATATCGAGATTTAAAATTGGATAATGTACTACTTGATCATGAAGGCCATATAAAATTGACGGATTATGGAATGTGTAAAGAAGGAATAAGGCCTGGAGATACAACTTGTACATTCTGCGGTACTCCAAATTACATTGCTCCAGAAATTTTAAGAGGAGAAGATTATGgatttag tgTTGATTGGTGGGCTTTAGGAGTTCTTTTGTATGAAATGTTAGCTGGTAGAAGTCCATTTGATATTGCCGGAGCATCAGAAAATCCTGATCAAAATACTGAAGACTATCTATTTCaag ttattttggaaaaaactaTACGTATTCCAAGATCACTTTCCGTTAAAGCAGCATCAGTTTTGAaaggatttttaaataagaatccTGTTGATCGTTTGGGCTGTAATCGAGACACAGGATTCTATGATATCATAACTCATCCATTCTTTAAATCTATTGATTGGGAAATG ttAGAACAAAAGCAAGTTAGTCCTCCTTATAAACCAAGATTAGATTCTGATCGTGACCTTGCAAATTTCCCACCAGAATTTACGGATGAACCTGTTCATTTAACACCTGATGATCT
- the LOC132920977 gene encoding atypical protein kinase C isoform X3 gives MAWGYWSASTVSDRGKSPKRQSSSLGFYNHHVPISTPAPPSTSYYQHQSLHSTSSFGSIEDDDYHHTSTFYRRPSLGDIEFTGPGSLSLLLNQAIPPSRPRTPPPRHLYAPPTSLSLPDSCGSNMTMRQNINCFGYQSTPIVQHYPCSVHDPSPSPSISDDEDHVYATVFPNVPPAPGMPCQGEDRSIYRRGARRWRKLYRVNGHIFQPKRFNRRAFCAYCHDRIWGLGRQGFKCIQCKLLIHKKCHKLGKKTCTNDPIVIDDTNGDSQTSLSTPSSDTALPDLKEYSDQNSVIDQSADSVPIEDPQAKTGDEEVGVSRQYSIADFELIRVIGRGSYAKVLMVELKKTKCIYAMKVIKKALVTDDEDIDWVQTEKHVFETASNHPFLVGLHSCFQTASRLFFVIEFVRGGDLMFHMQRQRRLPEEHARFYAAEISLALNFLHTKGIIYRDLKLDNVLLDHEGHIKLTDYGMCKEGIRPGDTTCTFCGTPNYIAPEILRGEDYGFSVDWWALGVLLYEMLAGRSPFDIAGASENPDQNTEDYLFQVILEKTIRIPRSLSVKAASVLKGFLNKNPVDRLGCNRDTGFYDIITHPFFKSIDWEMLEQKQVSPPYKPRLDSDRDLANFPPEFTDEPVHLTPDDLRVIEKIDQSEFEGFEYVNPLLMSQEDNV, from the exons ATGGCTTGGGGTTACTGGAGTGCATCAACTGTTTCTGACCGAGGCAAGTCACCAAAACGGCAATCTTCATCTTTGGGTTTTTATAACCATCATGTACCGATTTCCACCCCAGCTCCTCCATCTACATCGTATTACCAACATCAGTCCTTGCACAGCACTAGTAGTTTTGGTTCTATAGAAGATGATGACTATCATCATACTTCCACATTTTACCGTCGTCCTTCACTTGGAGATATAGAATTCACAGGGCCTGGTTCATTATCTCTATTGTTGAATCAGGCTATTCCTCCTTCTCGGCCTAGAACACCACCACCACGTCATTTGTATGCTCCTCCTACTTCACTAAGTTTGCCAGATTCGTGTGGATCAAATATGACTATGCGACAAAACATAAATTGTTTTGGTTACCAATCTACTCCTATTGTACAACATTATCCTTGCAGTGTTCACGACCCATCACCATCTCCTTCTATATCTGATGATGAAGACCATGTTTACGCCACAG tttttcctaATGTTCCACCAGCACCAGGAATGCCTTGTCAAGGAGAAGAcc GTAGTATATACAGACGTGGAGCTAGAAGGTGGAGAAAACTGTATCGAGTGAATGGACATATTTTTCAACCAAAAAGGTTTAACAGG CGAGCGTTTTGTGCTTATTGTCATGATCGAATTTGGGGATTAGGACGACAAGGATTCAAATGTATTCAATGCAAATTGCTTATTCACAAAAAATGTCATAAGCTTGGTAAAAAAACTTGCACTAATGATCCTATAGTTATTGATGATACCAATGGTGACTCACAAACAtctttaa gtacaccTAGCTCTGATACTGCTTTGCCAgatttaaaagaatattctGATCAAAATTCTGTTATTGATCAATCGGCCGATTCTGTTCCCATTGAAGATCCACAAGCTAAAA cagGTGATGAAGAGGTTGGAGTTTCACGTCAATATTCTATTGCTGATTTTGAGCTGATTAGGGTTATTGGTCGTGGAAGTTATGCTAAGGTGTTAATGGTTGaactcaaaaaaacaaaatgtatttatgctatgaaagttataaaaaaagcaCTTGTTACAGATGATGaa gaTATTGATTGGGTTCAAAcagaaaaacatgtttttgaaactGCCTCTAACCATCCATTTTTGGTGGGTCTCCATTCTTGCTTCCAAACTGCCAGCcgtttattttttgtgattgaATTTGTTCGTGGAGGTGACTTAATGTTTCATATGCAAAGGCAAAGACGTTTGCCTGAAGAACATGCTAGATTTTATGCTGCAGAAATAAGTTTAGCTTTGAATTTTTTGCATACTAAAG GTATAATATATCGAGATTTAAAATTGGATAATGTACTACTTGATCATGAAGGCCATATAAAATTGACGGATTATGGAATGTGTAAAGAAGGAATAAGGCCTGGAGATACAACTTGTACATTCTGCGGTACTCCAAATTACATTGCTCCAGAAATTTTAAGAGGAGAAGATTATGgatttag tgTTGATTGGTGGGCTTTAGGAGTTCTTTTGTATGAAATGTTAGCTGGTAGAAGTCCATTTGATATTGCCGGAGCATCAGAAAATCCTGATCAAAATACTGAAGACTATCTATTTCaag ttattttggaaaaaactaTACGTATTCCAAGATCACTTTCCGTTAAAGCAGCATCAGTTTTGAaaggatttttaaataagaatccTGTTGATCGTTTGGGCTGTAATCGAGACACAGGATTCTATGATATCATAACTCATCCATTCTTTAAATCTATTGATTGGGAAATG ttAGAACAAAAGCAAGTTAGTCCTCCTTATAAACCAAGATTAGATTCTGATCGTGACCTTGCAAATTTCCCACCAGAATTTACGGATGAACCTGTTCATTTAACACCTGATGATCT